In Deltaproteobacteria bacterium, the genomic window GGACGATGAACCCGGAGGAGGGGGAGCTGCGGCCGCAGCTGCTGGACCGGTTCGGTCTGTGCGTGGAGATCAGCGGGGAGCGGGACGTCGGGCTCCGGAAGGCGATCGTGGAACGCGTCCTCCTCTTCGAGATGGACGACGGGACGTTCCTCGGCTCCTGGTCGGCGGGGGATGCCCGGTTGAAGGATACGGTTCGAGCGGCGCGCGAGCGGCTGCCGCGGATCCCGCTGCCGGAGAACCTCGTCCGGACCGTGGCGGAGGTGAACAACACGCTGGGGATATCCGGGCACCGGGGGGACCTGGCGATCCTGAAATCCGCACGGGCGCTGGCGGCGTTGCGCGGAGGAGAGGACCTCGCGGCGGCCGACGTGCGGGACGCGATCCGCCTGGCGCTTCCGCACCGCGTCCCCAGGTCCGGAGTGAGCGCGGCCCGGGCATACCACGTGGAGCGGCTCCTGTCGTGGGCGTTTCCCGGCGAGGCGGTCGAGGAGGACGATCGCGGGCCGGTGGTCCCCCTTCCCGGGACGACCCACGGGATGAAGCGGGGCGGGGTGGTCTTCCGCGCTCCCGCGGTGACGCCGCAGGAACAGGAGCGCCAGGCGGTCGAGCGGGCCCAGGCGAAGCGTCACCGGTACGAGGCGGCGGAGGCATCCGCGGGACGCAAGGGACCGCCGACGTGCGGAGACCCCGATTGCGACTACTGCCAGGGGTACGTCGAGGAGAGCATCATCACCCCGTCCGACCCGTACGAGGTGCGCAGGATCGTCGCGCCGAAGGGGCGCAGGCTCTCCGACGCGGTCGGGAAGCGCAGCAAGTCGCGCACGAAGAGCTCCCGCGGCCGGTATGTGCGCAGCATCCCCTGGGAGAAGGGCAGGGATATCGCCCTCGACGCCACCCTGTTCGCCGCCGCCGCGGGGGGACACGTGGACCCGGAGACGCGGAGGGTCCGGATCGCGTTGTCCGACCTGCGGGGGAAGCAGCGGGAACGGAAGGTCGGGAACCTCGTGCTCGTGGTGATGGACGCTTCCGGGTCGATGGAGACGCAGCAGCGGATGGTGGCGACCAAGGGCGCGGTCCTCTCCCTGCTCCGGGACAGCTACGTGAAGCGCGATCGGGTGGGCCTCATCGCCTTCCGCGACGCGGTGGGGGAGGTGGTCGTCCCGCCGACGGGAAGCGCGTCCCAGGCCGCGATGCAGCTCACCTGGCTCGCGTCGGGAGGCACCACGCCGCTTTCCATCGGCCTGTTCGCCGCGGTGAAGACGCTGGAGATGGAGCAGACGCGCGACCCGGCCCGCAAGGCGATCCTGGCGCTGATCACCGACGGCCGCGCGAACGTGGCGTACTTCGGCGGGGAGCCGCTGGAGGAGGCGGTGAAGATCGCGAAGACGATCCGGAAGATGCGGGTCACATCGCTCGTCATCGACGCGGACCGGATGGTGGCGGGCCCCGCGGCGCTGCGCTCCGCCATGGAGGCGACCCAGAAAGGCGCACGGACGCGCGGGATCTTCTCCGACGGGCCGGCGCGCACGGTGGCCGACGCGTTGGGAGCGAAATACTTCTCATTGGCGGAGATGAGCCGGTCGGCGATCCTGAAGGCGATCCGCTCGAGGATGACGCTATGAACGAGGGGCTGTCGATCAACCGCCGGGAGATCGAGGAGCGGTACGGGAAGATCGGCGACGGGAAGAAGATCCTCTT contains:
- a CDS encoding VWA domain-containing protein, coding for TMNPEEGELRPQLLDRFGLCVEISGERDVGLRKAIVERVLLFEMDDGTFLGSWSAGDARLKDTVRAARERLPRIPLPENLVRTVAEVNNTLGISGHRGDLAILKSARALAALRGGEDLAAADVRDAIRLALPHRVPRSGVSAARAYHVERLLSWAFPGEAVEEDDRGPVVPLPGTTHGMKRGGVVFRAPAVTPQEQERQAVERAQAKRHRYEAAEASAGRKGPPTCGDPDCDYCQGYVEESIITPSDPYEVRRIVAPKGRRLSDAVGKRSKSRTKSSRGRYVRSIPWEKGRDIALDATLFAAAAGGHVDPETRRVRIALSDLRGKQRERKVGNLVLVVMDASGSMETQQRMVATKGAVLSLLRDSYVKRDRVGLIAFRDAVGEVVVPPTGSASQAAMQLTWLASGGTTPLSIGLFAAVKTLEMEQTRDPARKAILALITDGRANVAYFGGEPLEEAVKIAKTIRKMRVTSLVIDADRMVAGPAALRSAMEATQKGARTRGIFSDGPARTVADALGAKYFSLAEMSRSAILKAIRSRMTL